The following is a genomic window from Hydrogenobaculum sp. Y04AAS1.
AGCTTTTGAGCGTTTTTTTACACCGTATAAACTCACCAAGCTTCTACCTACTATTTCATAAAAGGCGTTAAAAAGACCAAAAACCAAAAATCCTATGTAAAAATTTAGACTTGCACCAAACTGAGCTATAGCCAATATCAAAAGCGTGACACTAAATAAAGCATGTTTGTTTTTAATGCTGTCGTAAAGTTTTCCAACGGGTATGCCAAAAAGCGTATATATAAGGTTAAATATCACATACCCAAGGGATATATCAAAAAAAGACAGGTTTGAGGCTTTTCCTATGAGTATATAAAAAGCGTAGCTAAAGTTTGTACTAAGACACAGAAATATTACAAGAGAGAATATGTAAAAATCTTTTGATATAGCCTCTTCTTTTTTTGTAAGTTTTAAATCCCTTGGAGGTTCAAAGACAAACAAAAGTGGCACAATGGCCAAAAAAGCCGGTATAAGAGCTATGATGATAAGATGTTTTATGGAACTCTCATTAGAACCAAACCTATAAAAAAACCGAAGCACAAAAAGACTTCCTACAAGAGCCCCAAGTGTGTCAGCGGTTCTATGTATACCAAAGGCAAGCCCTGTTTTTTCTTTTTTTACAGATAAAGATAAGAGTGCATCTCTTCCGGGGCTTCTTATAGCTTTTCCTACTCTATCTAAAGATCTTCCTAAAAGCACAAAAAACCATGTGTTTAGGACTATACTTGATATGTATAAACTCTTTGATATGGCAGAAGTAAGGTATCCTCCTATTATAAGAGGTTTTGCCTTTAGTTTGTCCGCTAAATCCCCGCTAAAAATCCTTAAAAAGTTTGATAAAAACTCTGAAAGCCCTTCTACAATACCTATATCAAACGTAGATGCTCCAAGTATAGTAAGTAAAAGCGGTAAAATTGGAAATATAATTTCAGAAGATGCATCTGTGAGAAAACTCGTTAGGCTAAATAGCCATATGTTTTTGTTCATTTAGATAATTCTAGCATACGTTCTATGGGTTTTTGAGCTTTTAATATGATATCCTCTGGAAGCGTTACTTCGTTTATCTCATCTCTTAGGGTGGTATAAAGGTTTGCAAGCGTCACACCTTTCATAGTGCAGCAATAAACCGGCGAACCGCAATAATGCATAGCCTCAGGGAAAATATAATTTTTAGTGGGGTCTTTCTTTTGAAGTACATATTTTAGGCCTACTTCTGTTATAACGATGATATCTTTATGAGGGGTTGTGGTGGCAAAGTTTATAATCTGGCTTGTACTTCCTATAAAATCAGCGTTTTCTAAAACCTTTGGATTGCACTCTGGATGAGCTGCTACCACAGCGTTTGGATAGCGCTCTTTTAGGGCTTTTAAATCAGAAAGGCCAAACTCATAATGAGGTGGGCAAAAACCTTTCCATATGATAATCTCTTTATCTGGGACATTTTTCTTTACCCAGTTTCCAAGCCCCATATCTGGCACAAAGATTATACGCTTTTGCTCTAATTTTGATACAATCTTCACTGCGTTTGCAGAAGTGACACATATATCTGATACTGCTTTTACCTCAGCGGATGTATTTACATAGCTCACCACCGCTGCATCAGGGTATTTTTCTTTTAGTTCTAAAACTCCTTGGACTGTAGCCATGTCTGCCATAGGGCAACCAGATTCTGGATTTGGATGTAGGACTTTCTTATTGGGATTTAGGATTTTTGCAGTTTCGCACATAAATCTTACACCGCAAAACACTATGATATCTTTATCCGTTTGCTGGGCTTTTCTTGAAAGTTCCAAAGAATCCCCTACAAAATCAGCCAGATCTTGGACTTCCGGTCTTTGGTAGTAATGAGCAAGTATAACAACACTTTTTTTAGCTTTTAGCTCTTTAATTTTTTCTATATAATACTCGTTGGGTAACTCTACTGAAACTGGTTTTTCAATAGTTAACGTATCCATAATAATAACCTACTCATATAAAAGTTTATTTACAATAACTTATCTCATAATCATAGAAATTTATTTGGTTTATAATACTAAAATCCTGAAACTTTTATAGGAGTTTAGAAATGGGTATACCGATTAAGCTTATTGCCGGTTCGTCAAATATGAAGTTAGCTCAAGAAATATCTGAATATCTTGATATACCATTATCAAAAACACTTCTTAGTAAATTTAGCGATGGTGAGATAAGAGTGCAGGTAGAAGAATCTATGAGAGGTGGAGATATATTTGTTATACAATCGTTATCGGCTCCTATAAACGATCACATTATGGAGCTTGTACTACTATTAGATGCTATTAAAAGAGCGTCTGCTTATCGTATAACCGCTGTAATACCTTATTTTGCCTATGCAAGACAAGATAGAAAAGATAAACCACGTGTTCCTATAAGCGCTAGAGTGCTGGCTGATATGATTACAACAGCGGGAGCCCAAAGGGCTGTGATAATGGATTTACACTCCCCTCAAATTCAGGGCTTTTTTAATATACCAGTGGATAATCTCTTGGCTTTACCGGTGCTTTACGATTATATAAAATATAAAGTAGATTCTCCCAACACTGTTATAGTATCCCCAGATGCTGGTGGTGCTGAAAGGGCAAGGCAGCTTGCCAATAAGCTTGGGTGCAATATCGCCATCATATACAAAAGAAGACCAGAACCAAATAAAGCGGAAGTATTTGACGTTATAGGAAACGTAGAAGGCAAAGATGCCATCATAATAGATGACATTATAGATACGGCAGGTACCTTGGTGGCTGCTACCAACATGCTTATAAACAAAGGAGCAAAATCTGTTAGAGCGCTAACTACTCACGGTGTTTTATCTGGACCAGCATTAGAGCGTATAAACAACTCTATATTAGAAGAGGTAGTATTAACCAACACCATATGCCAACAAGGTAAAGAATCTAGCAAAATAAACATAGTAAGCATAGCTCCAATAGTAGGTGAAGCTATAAAGCGTATATATGAAAACTCTTCAGTGAGTTCTTTATTCGTATGATATAATATAAAACCCTTAGGATGGGTGGCCGAGTGGTCGAAGGCGCACCGCTGGAAACGGTGTGAAGGGTGATGAGCTCTTCCGCGGGTTCGAATCCCGCCCCATCCGCCACTTGAAACTTTACGCTTTATAGTGTAGGGCTTCAAATAGAAGTTTTATTTCTGCTGGTTTTAAATGTCTCCATTTACCTTTTGGCAAATTACCAAGAGAAATAGGGCCTATCGCTGTTCTTATAAGATGTTTTACAGGCTTTTTAAAAGCTAAGAAAAACCTTTTTACAAGATGGTTTTTACCTTCATGGAAAGTTATTTCTATGTTTGCACCATTTTTAAATCTTTTTAAAAGCTTCAAACTATCTGGTTTTACAAACCCATCCTCTAGCCTTACGCCCCTTTTCATCTTTTCCAACGTTTCATCATCTATCTCGCCTTTTATAGTGGCTATATATACTTTTGGTAGCTTGTATCTTGGATGTATTATTCTGTTTGCCAACTCTCCGTCGTTTGTAAGTATCAAAAGCCCTTCTACGTTGTAATCTAACCTTCCAGCTGGATATACTCTAACGCCCACATCTTTTATTAGTTCTCTTATGGTGGGCTTTTCTTCTTTTTCTCCCAAAGACGTGAGATAGCAGCATGGTTTATTTAGTATTATATATACTGGTTTTTGAGCTTTTACTATGCGCCCTCTAAACTCTACTATATCCTCATCTGGATTTATAGTAGTACCAAGCTCTTTTACTATATTGTTGTTTACCTTAACGTAGCCTTTTTCTATATATTCATCTGCTTTTCTTCTAGAGCATACCCCAGCCAAAGATAAAAATCTATTTAACCTCATTGTCTTATGAGTTTAAAAAACTCCTCCTTTGTTCTAATATCGCTTAAAAAGTTTCCCCTTAAAGAGGAAGTGACGGTGCAATGTCCTGGTGATCTTACTCCTCTCATAGACATGCAAAGATGCTCTGCCTCTATTACGACACCAACTCCCATTGGTTCTAATTCTTTTTGGACTATATCGGCTATTTCCTCTGTAAGCCTTTCTTGGACTTGTGGTTTTAAAGCCATAGCCCTTACCGTTCTTACAAGTTTAGATAGCCCACATATCTTTTTGTTTGGTATATATGCTATGTGAGCTTTGCCAAAAAACGGTAAAAGATGATGCTCACACATGCTATAAAAAGGTATATCCTTTACTATAATCATTTCAGAATAGTTGCTGTACTCTTCAAAAAGCTTAAAATCAAAGGACCTCTCTTTTTCAAATTCCTCCCACATCTTAGCGACTCTTTCTGGAGTTTCTTTTATGCCTTCTCTTGTGATATCTTCTCCTATACCTTCTAAGAAGAGTTTTATACCTTCTATAATCTTCTCTTTGTCAATCATTTTTAAAACCTCGCACTAAAATTTCTGCTAAATATATTAGATCTTAATATTACTATCAATGGGTTTTCTCATGAAATATTTAGTAAATATGTTCTTCTGATGGAAATATGTTTTCTTCAACTTCTTTTTTATAGCTTTTTATAGCTTCTAAAAATATCTGATAGCCGTTTGCATATCTTTTCACAAACTTTGGTTTCATAAAATCCACAAGACCAGCGATGTCCTCAAACACAAGCACTTGTCCATCGGTACTGCCTCCAGCACCTATCCCTATTGTTATAACGCTTTCAGAATGAAGTTCTTTTGCCAAAGAATCTGGTATACTTTCAAGCACCACCATAAAAGCCCCAGCCTCAGCTACACTGTTAAAGTCCTCTTTTATGATATTTTTTTCTTTTTCAGTTTTACCAATAAATCTAAACTTTCCTATAGTGTTTATCCACTGAGGTGTAAAGCCTATATGAGCGCACACGGGAATACCTATCTTTGTAAGTTTCTCGATAAGAGGTGCAAAATAGCTCCCACCTTCAATTTTTACAGCGTCAGCTTTTGTTTGTTTTATAACGTTGCCGCAGTTTTTAACAGCTTCATCCATGGAGCTTTGATAGCTCATAAAAGGCATATCCACTATAACAAACGTATTTGGAGCCCCTCTTTTTACCGCTTTTGCGTGATATATCATTTCTTCTAAAGATACTCCAAGGGTGTTTGGCTCTCCTTTAAACACCATGCCAAGAGAATCCCCCACTAAAATGGTATCAATGCCAGCTTCTTCGCAAATTTTAGCTGATATGTAGTTATTTAGAGAGACCATTGTGATTTTTTGTTTATTTTTTTTCTTTTTAAATAAAAGCTCTATATTTAATTTATTGGTCATCTTCTTGATTGTCAAAAGAAAGTTGGTTTAGAGCCTTCTTTCTTAGGTAAGCTTCTATAAAGTTGTCTATTTCGCCATCCATTACAGCCTCTATATTACCGGATTCTTCACCGGTTCTTAAGTCTTTTACCAGTTGAGATGGTTGGAATATGTATGATCTTATTTTATAGCCCCATCCTATATCTGTTTTTGGTCCTTCTAAGCTTTTTTTCTTTTCTTCTATCTTTTGAAGTTCTAACTGATAAAGTCTTGCTTTAAGCATTTCCATAGCTTTTCTTCTATTTTGTATTTGAGAGCGCTCTTGCTGACAGGCTACTACTATACCAGTTGGTATATGAGTTATTCTAACGGCTGTATCCGTTTTGTTTACATAC
Proteins encoded in this region:
- a CDS encoding MFS transporter, encoding MNKNIWLFSLTSFLTDASSEIIFPILPLLLTILGASTFDIGIVEGLSEFLSNFLRIFSGDLADKLKAKPLIIGGYLTSAISKSLYISSIVLNTWFFVLLGRSLDRVGKAIRSPGRDALLSLSVKKEKTGLAFGIHRTADTLGALVGSLFVLRFFYRFGSNESSIKHLIIIALIPAFLAIVPLLFVFEPPRDLKLTKKEEAISKDFYIFSLVIFLCLSTNFSYAFYILIGKASNLSFFDISLGYVIFNLIYTLFGIPVGKLYDSIKNKHALFSVTLLILAIAQFGASLNFYIGFLVFGLFNAFYEIVGRSLVSLYGVKKRSKAYGIYGFSVANATLFANLIIGILSHFINLSLAFKIESVLSIIFSVVWYLYNKKLYVRV
- the nadA gene encoding quinolinate synthase NadA, which encodes MDTLTIEKPVSVELPNEYYIEKIKELKAKKSVVILAHYYQRPEVQDLADFVGDSLELSRKAQQTDKDIIVFCGVRFMCETAKILNPNKKVLHPNPESGCPMADMATVQGVLELKEKYPDAAVVSYVNTSAEVKAVSDICVTSANAVKIVSKLEQKRIIFVPDMGLGNWVKKNVPDKEIIIWKGFCPPHYEFGLSDLKALKERYPNAVVAAHPECNPKVLENADFIGSTSQIINFATTTPHKDIIVITEVGLKYVLQKKDPTKNYIFPEAMHYCGSPVYCCTMKGVTLANLYTTLRDEINEVTLPEDIILKAQKPIERMLELSK
- a CDS encoding ribose-phosphate pyrophosphokinase, giving the protein MGIPIKLIAGSSNMKLAQEISEYLDIPLSKTLLSKFSDGEIRVQVEESMRGGDIFVIQSLSAPINDHIMELVLLLDAIKRASAYRITAVIPYFAYARQDRKDKPRVPISARVLADMITTAGAQRAVIMDLHSPQIQGFFNIPVDNLLALPVLYDYIKYKVDSPNTVIVSPDAGGAERARQLANKLGCNIAIIYKRRPEPNKAEVFDVIGNVEGKDAIIIDDIIDTAGTLVAATNMLINKGAKSVRALTTHGVLSGPALERINNSILEEVVLTNTICQQGKESSKINIVSIAPIVGEAIKRIYENSSVSSLFV
- a CDS encoding pseudouridine synthase, with amino-acid sequence MRLNRFLSLAGVCSRRKADEYIEKGYVKVNNNIVKELGTTINPDEDIVEFRGRIVKAQKPVYIILNKPCCYLTSLGEKEEKPTIRELIKDVGVRVYPAGRLDYNVEGLLILTNDGELANRIIHPRYKLPKVYIATIKGEIDDETLEKMKRGVRLEDGFVKPDSLKLLKRFKNGANIEITFHEGKNHLVKRFFLAFKKPVKHLIRTAIGPISLGNLPKGKWRHLKPAEIKLLFEALHYKA
- the folE gene encoding GTP cyclohydrolase I FolE encodes the protein MIDKEKIIEGIKLFLEGIGEDITREGIKETPERVAKMWEEFEKERSFDFKLFEEYSNYSEMIIVKDIPFYSMCEHHLLPFFGKAHIAYIPNKKICGLSKLVRTVRAMALKPQVQERLTEEIADIVQKELEPMGVGVVIEAEHLCMSMRGVRSPGHCTVTSSLRGNFLSDIRTKEEFFKLIRQ
- the panB gene encoding 3-methyl-2-oxobutanoate hydroxymethyltransferase — its product is MTNKLNIELLFKKKKNKQKITMVSLNNYISAKICEEAGIDTILVGDSLGMVFKGEPNTLGVSLEEMIYHAKAVKRGAPNTFVIVDMPFMSYQSSMDEAVKNCGNVIKQTKADAVKIEGGSYFAPLIEKLTKIGIPVCAHIGFTPQWINTIGKFRFIGKTEKEKNIIKEDFNSVAEAGAFMVVLESIPDSLAKELHSESVITIGIGAGGSTDGQVLVFEDIAGLVDFMKPKFVKRYANGYQIFLEAIKSYKKEVEENIFPSEEHIY